The Procambarus clarkii isolate CNS0578487 chromosome 91, FALCON_Pclarkii_2.0, whole genome shotgun sequence genome includes a region encoding these proteins:
- the LOC123749069 gene encoding uncharacterized protein — translation MKGQDRRELERKKGQDRRELESKKGQDRRELESMKGQDRRELESKKGQDRRELENKKGQDRRELESKKGQDRRELENKKGQDRRELERKKGQDRRELESKKGQDRRELESMKGHDRRELESMKGQDRRELESKKGQDRRELESKKGQDRRELESKKGQDRRELESKKGQDRRELESKKGQDRRELESTKGQDRRELERIQQPKEAGNRQPV, via the coding sequence ATGAAAGGACAGGACAGACGGGAACTAGAGAGAAAGAAAGGACAGGACAGACGGGAACTAGAGAGCAAGAAAGGACAGGACAGACGGGAACTAGAGAGCATGAAAGGACAGGACAGACGGGAACTAGAGAGCAAGAAAGGACAGGACAGACGGGAACTAGAGAACAAGAAAGGACAGGACAGACGGGAACTAGAGAGCAAGAAAGGACAGGACAGACGGGAACTAGAGAACAAGAAAGGACAGGACAGACGGGAACTAGAGAGAAAGAAAGGACAGGACAGACGGGAACTAGAGAGCAAGAAAGGACAGGACAGACGGGAACTAGAGAGCATGAAAGGACATGACAGACGGGAACTAGAGAGCATGAAAGGACAGGACAGACGGGAACTAGAGAGCAAGAAAGGACAGGACAGACGGGAACTAGAGAGCAAGAAAGGACAGGACAGACGGGAACTAGAGAGCAAGAAAGGACAGGACAGACGGGAACTAGAGAGCAAGAAAGGACAGGACAGACGGGAACTAGAGAGCAAAAAAGGACAGGACAGACGGGAACTAGAGAGCACGAAAGGACAGGACAGACGGGAACTAGAGAGAATACAACAGCCAAAAGAAGCGGGAAATAGACAGCCAGTTTAA
- the LOC123749068 gene encoding uncharacterized protein, whose product MNCGVKLRVVDDDLRMMTSGSPTPTGPPPRPQAHPTPTGPPRAHRPTPTPTGPPRAHRSTPRPQVHPAPTGPPPRPQAHPPPTPTPTGPPRAHRSTPRPQVHPAPTGPPPRPQAHPTPTRAALQTVGGANEMQ is encoded by the exons ATGAATTGTGGAGTTAAACTTAGAGTAGTGGATGATGACCTCAGAATGATGACCTCAGG CTCCCCCACGCCCACAGGCCCACCCCCACGCCCACAGGCCCATCCCACGCCCACAGGCCCACCCCGCGCCCACAGGCCCACCCCCACGCCTACAGGCCCACCCCGCGCCCACAGGTCCACCCCGCGCCCACAGGTCCACCCCGCGCCCACAGGCCCACCCCCGCGCCCACAGGCCCACCCCCCGCCCACCCCCACGCCCACAGGCCCACCCCGCGCCCACAGGTCCACCCCGCGCCCACAGGTCCACCCCGCGCCCACAGGCCCACCCCCGCGCCCACAGGCCCACCCCACGCCCACGCGGGCGGCGCTGCAGACGGTGGGCGGCGCCAATGAGATGCAATAG